The following coding sequences lie in one Capsicum annuum cultivar UCD-10X-F1 chromosome 5, UCD10Xv1.1, whole genome shotgun sequence genomic window:
- the LOC107870435 gene encoding inactive leucine-rich repeat receptor-like serine/threonine-protein kinase At1g60630, with product MEIKNPFLFFIFTIFSIVSPLVKSGDTEALLALKATIDPSDILDWKKETDLCQWQGVKECMKGRVTKLVIENLNLSGTLDQNALNQLDQLRVLSFKGNSISGEIPDLNGLFNLKSLFLNSNNFSGEFPVTVTSLHRIKVLVLAGNKLSGDIPLSLTNLSRLYVLYLEDNQFTGEIPPLNQPSLRFLNVSNNQFSGQITETPVISRFNESSFAGNVNLCGAQLHNNCTSTSPSYPIIPENVSHHHKRSKKLIIIIVPVVVGILILCILAGILIACVRKRRRKTRDGKSKEVEDGGGGGAGGGEEGTSRGGNGDGGRDGNNGGKEGAFSWDQGSGGLGTLVFCGPGDQQMNYSLEDLLKASAETLGRGIIGSTYKAVMESGYIVTVKRLRDSRFPRLEEFRRHVEIIGRLRHPNLVPLRAYFQAKEERLLVYDYFPNGSLFSLVHGTRANSGSKPLHWTSCLKIAEDVATGLLHIHQNPGLTHGNLKSSNVLLGSDFESCLTDYGLMPFRNPDSPEESGASSLFYRAPECRDIRRPVTHQADVYSFGVLLLELLTGKTPFQDLVQEHGSDIPRWVRSVREEETESGDEPASSNEASEEKLGALLNVAMACVSLVPENRPTMKDVLRMIRDARAEAQGSSNSSDHSPGRWSDTIQSLPRDDHLSI from the exons ATGGAAATCAAGAAcccatttttgttttttattttcacaatATTTTCCATAGTTTCCCCCCTAGTAAAATCGGGTGATACTGAAGCTTTGCTAGCATTGAAAGCCACAATAGACCCTTCAGATATTCTAGATTGGAAAAAGGAAACTGATTTATGCCAATGGCAAGGtgtaaaagaatgcatgaaaGGAAGAGTAACAAAACTTGTAATTGAAAATCTCAATTTGAGTGGCACATTGGACCAAAATGCGCTCAATCAGTTAGATCAATTGCGAGTTTTATCCTTCAAAGGGAACTCGATTTCTGGCGAAATCCCGGACCTTAATGGACTTTTTAATCTGAAGTCTCTTTTCCTCAACAGCAACAACTTTTCTGGTGAGTTTCCAGTGACAGTGACTTCCCTCCATCGTATCAAAGTACTTGTTCTTGCTGGAAACAAACTCTCCGGTGACATTCCTCTGTCGTTAACGAACTTATCTCGGTTGTATGTTCTTTATCTTGAAGATAATCAGTTCACTGGTGAAATCCCACCCTTGAATCAGCCTAGTTTGAGATTCTTGAATGTGTCAAATAATCAATTTTCAGGCCAAATAACGGAGACTCCAGTGATTTCTCGGTTCAATGAATCGTCTTTCGCTGGAAATGTGAATCTATGTGGAGCACAATTGCATAATAATTGTACTTCAACTAGTCCATCATATCCAATTATTCCAGAAAATGTATCCCATCATCATAAAAGAAGCAAAAAGCTTATCATCATCATCGTCCCCGTTGTCGTTGGAATCTTGATCCTCTGCATTTTGGCGGGGATTTTGATAGCAtgtgttagaaaaagaagaagaaaaactcgAGATGGAAAGAGCAAAGAAGTTGAAGATGGTGGAGGAGGCGGGGCCGGAGGGGGAGAAGAGGGGACAAGTCGCGGTGGCAATGGTGATGGTGGTAGGGATGGTAATAATGGTGGAAAAGAAGGTGCATTTTCATGGGATCAAGGAAGTGGAGGATTAGGTACATTGGTGTTTTGTGGACCAGGTGATCAACAAATGAATTACAGTTTAGAGGATTTGTTGAAAGCATCAGCTGAGACATTAGGGAGGGGTATAATAGGAAGTACATATAAAGCTGTGATGGAATCCGGCTACATTGTGACTGTGAAACGGTTGAGGGATTCGAGGTTTCCGAGGTTAGAGGAGTTCCGGCGACATGTGGAAATTATTGGTAGGCTAAGACATCCTAACTTGGTCCCACTACGAGCGTATTTTCAAGCTAAGGAAGAACGTTTACTCGTTTATGATTATTTCCCTAATGGCAGCCTCTTCTCCCTCGTTCATG GAACGAGGGCTAATAGTGGTTCAAAGCCTCTTCATTGGACCTCCTGTCTCAAAATTGCAGAGGACGTGGCTACTGGATTGCTTCATATCCATCAGAACCCTGGACTGACTCATGGAAACTTGAAATCATCAAATGTTCTCTTAGGGTCCGACTTTGAATCATGTCTTACGGATTACGGCCTCATGCCATTTAGGAATCCAGATTCTCCAGAGGAATCAGGTGCTTCTTCCCTCTTCTACAGAGCTCCTGAATGTCGTGACATTCGAAGGCCAGTGACCCATCAAGCTGATGTCTACAGCTTTGGTGTCCTTCTGTTGGAGCTCCTCACGGGAAAAACTCCTTTCCAAGATCTTGTTCAAGAACACGGATCAGACATACCGAGGTGGGTAAGATCTGTTCGAGAAGAAGAAACTGAATCAGGTGATGAACCTGCCTCTAGTAACGAAGCTTCAGAAGAGAAACTCGGTGCTCTCTTAAACGTTGCCATGGCTTGTGTTTCACTTGTACCTGAGAATCGACCCACAATGAAGGATGTTTTGAGGATGATCCGGGATGCTAGAGCAGAAGCTCAAGGGTCCTCTAATAGCAGTGACCATTCGCCAGGACGATGGTCAGATACCATCCAAAGCTTGCCAAGAGATGATCATTTGAGCATATGA